In the Setaria italica strain Yugu1 chromosome VI, Setaria_italica_v2.0, whole genome shotgun sequence genome, one interval contains:
- the LOC101774110 gene encoding uncharacterized protein LOC101774110, translated as MAVPELVLEVLPQPPPREPAVALRDLAVPRLVQYLYLASTWVGCAGVAASTVARRALGEGSPVPYAFLKVSIGSLVVPALVIVVLTLQLLRAMCAAGFRSSLRNSAKEIQFQIQSRKMFGGLTWKVLRNPVLVMLATFLLLLLLGAGALVLGGLLPVEESQREKIGYALFDTGVLGTMAMFCFVIIPSFALKVWRSK; from the exons ATGGCCGTCCCCGAACTGGTGCTCGAGGTCctcccccagccgccgccgcgggagccGGCGGTCGCGCTCCGGGACCTCGCCGTGCCAAGACTGGTCCAGTACCTGTACCTCGCGAGCACGTGGGTCGGCTGCGCGGGCGTGGCCGCCTCGACGGTCGCGCGCCGGGCCCTGGGCGAGGGCTCCCCGGTGCCCTACGCGTTCCTCAAGGTCTCGATCGGATCCCTCGTGGTCCCCGCGCTGGTCATCGTCGTCCTCACCCTGCAGCTCTTGCGCGCCATGTGTGCGGCGGGGTTCAGATCGTCGCTCCGCAACTCGGCCAAGGAGATCCAGTTCCAGATCCAATCCAGGAAG ATGTTTGGAGGGTTAACATGGAAGGTGCTGCGGAACCCTGTGCTCGTGATGCTCGCGACTTTCCTTTTGCTCCTGCTGCTTGGAGCAGGTGCTCTGGTGCTTGGGGGGCTGTTACCGGTGGAGGAATCTCAGAGGGAAAAGATTGGTTATGCACTCTTTGATACGGGGGTACTGGGTACCATGGCAATGTTTTGCTTTGTCATCATACCCAGTTTTGCGCTGAAGGTCTGGAGGAGCAAGTAG
- the LOC101774514 gene encoding uncharacterized protein LOC101774514, with protein MVDREPVPLNMLYYDYIGKVSTLADKLRLPYKGIEIWSEDRGHKANNNDPSMTKVADAFTRILEDIPAAGNKLDGGAFISVQEVDAALQKLQMSPDLTNDTDDTACLDASNTDGAVPYPSRFRETQSTAAPAATPSSGRSSPGWSQSSVATSLQWRSRTRKHKRRCLNVIVHDACSTCQRYAAARDYPPVDLCQRFNVRSTIYVANLVF; from the exons ATGGTGGACAGGGAACCAGTGCCACTGAACATGCTCTACTACGACTACATTGGCAAAGTATCAACGCTGGCAGACAAGCTCCGTCTTCCCTACAAGGGGATTGAAATCTGGTCCGAGGATCGCGGACACAAGGCAAACAACAACGACCCATCGATGACCAAGGTGGCAGATGCGTTCACACGCATACTGGAGGACATACCTGCTGCAGGAAACAAGCTGGATGGTGGCGCTTTCATCTCCGTCCAGGAGGTTGACGCAGCCTTGCAGAAGCTCCAG ATGTCACCCGACCTCACCAACGACACCGATGACACAGCATGCCTCGATGCCAGCAACACTGATGGAGCTGTCCCCTATCCGTCGCGATTCAGGGAAACGCAGAGCACAGCAGCCCCAGCGGCAACACCATCATCAGGACGTTCTTCACCAGGTTGGAGCCAATCCTCCGTAGCGACGAGCCTACAATGGAGGAGCAGAACCCGCAAGCACAAAAGGAGATGCCTAAACGTCATCGTCCATGACGCGTGTTCGACATGTCAACGTTATGCTGCAGCGCGAGACTATCCACCCGTAGACCTATGCCAGCGGTTCAACGTGCGCAGCACAATCTATGTCGCAAACTTGGTCTTCTAA